Genomic window (Capsicum annuum cultivar UCD-10X-F1 chromosome 10, UCD10Xv1.1, whole genome shotgun sequence):
GTTCGTGAATAGATCATCATTATCCACGTAGCGTTCGagtttttccattttttgtaTAGATGATATAGCGGAGGGAGTAAGATCTTTATTACTATGATTaattgtctcaatttatatgatatatttttctttcttgttcgttaaaaaaaagaagacatatttttacttttagtaATATTTTGGCTTTAAAATATCCATTTTGttcttaatgaaatgatttataatcACTCAAAGATCTATAACTTATTTTAGACTATATTCAAAAGTCTTTCTTTGTATATGTGCGTAtagtgtcttgtagcctcttgttcatggTGTTTTGTAATGTCTACGGTTTAGTATAGCtagtttttaatattattttgtgggtgtcttatttcatTTACTATCTAGCGGTGTGATATCCCTCGTTGTTGTTTACTTTATAtcttttgtttgttatatttgtTAGATCTGTCCTGAGCCAGGGATCTATCAGAAACAGACTCAcaacttcatctgaggtagtggtatggactgcgtacactttatcctccccaAATTTCACTTTATGGTAATACAttgagtatgttgttattgttgtattaaaaaaattttcttttttaaatttcagTATCGAGTCAAACTAactcacataaattgagacaaagaaaGTATTTTCTACTACTCTACTACTTTATTGTACCATTTCATTTGTCATTATGTAGTGAACAAAAcgctctatactttctatcatcTTTAAAACTTCccatctatctctctatctacTTGTACTACATTTACGTGTCCATTTATTATCTTTCATTTCATTTGTGACATAAAAATACAATAGTACATCCACTTGCCCCTTTCTTCACTCCATTATATGTAATATTTTCTTTCATCttcctagaaaaaaaaaaaaaagaaacccaCTTCTCCATTTTCCATGGATAAAATGCTTAGTGTACATTCAAAAAAGGCAAACAAACAACccaaaaacacaaagaaaaaaacaGTTAAAGTTGTTTACATATCAAATCCAATGAAAGTGAACACAAGTGCTGCTGAATTCAGAGCTTTAGTCCAACAACTCACTGGTCAACATGCGAACTGCCCGGTAATCGAAACTGTCAGTAGTAGTACTGGTGGCACGGTCCtggagaagaaaaaagaatgtGACAAAAAGGATATGCAACAAGATTCTGATCGAGtaacactgaataataataattatgtcaTGAATAATGAAGCGACGATGACCGATAATAATTCGGATCTATCGTTTGAAGATTATGTTGGAGAAGATTATGTTCCAGAGTTGTTGGAGAACTTGTCATCAAATGTGTGGTATGACTAAATTAAGTCAtcacttaaattttatttttatgaaaaaaagttAGGGTCTTGAAGGGAATGTAAATTAGAAAATAGCTATATAGCTAGTTAATGATTGGGCTATATTATATGcctttatattattaattaatttgtaatttttgtCATCATATTATACTACTTCAATGGGTTATACTATGTAGTAGTTGTAATACGATTAGCTAGCCATGTCCAACTTGCTTTGATACTTTTCTATTATTAGTGGCTAGTGTTGCAACTtggagataaaaataaaataaaattgatttggTAGTTTAATTTGTCCTAACTGTTCATCAAAGTTTACTTTGAATTagcaaaaaaattatcttattcttCGATTCGATTATTACCAGTTGTTTGCTTTGTTTCAGTTATTGTTATTATCTTGTTCGTTTCTCCGTTATTTTACTTGATTCGTttactatatttcttttttttattttcctgatTACTGTTATGTTTTACTTGAGCAATGATATGCTTATGCGTCACTCTCTTCGAACTGCACTTGCGGGATAATATTAGATATTATGTTCTTGTTGTTTAAGATAGTGAATATAATGGAGTAAATAAAGTCAATTATTCCATtgtctcttctttattttcatcctTCTTGGAAAAATACActtaaaaaaaagtagaaattgacTATAAAACTCGTTGTTAATCTGTCGCTAAATAGCTAACATTATGACTTTTTGATAAtccattattaaataaaattattgacgAATTTTTTATGATTAGCGACAAATATAATTCGTGTTTGTGTTGAAGCAATTGATATTATTTAGCAAGACATACAtggtgtttgttttatttttctgcTTATGACAGAAAATTATAGTAAAGCAATCTATTTCATTGATTGACAGTTGAAACAGTAgtaattaaatactaataaatttaATGATCCCATAATAAATACAAGtcatgaaaaggagaaaaatggaCTAGCAATAAAATGATTTCTTGATGAGTTATAGTAAGCAAATTAAAGTGAAAACTTGTAGTAATTCTTCGTaccaacagtttcataattacataatataacaagttgtattttgtatttttacaaattgttgctacaaaaatacaaatacatatgatttttactgttCTTATAATCGATAtgtaatttgtatttttgtagcaacagtattttgtatttttgcaaattgttgctacaaaaatacaaattacatatgctataaaatgtaatttgataaaagtattgttattttttgtaatttaatacttaaatatgctactttatgtatttttttcctttttcaattccTTGAATTAACATTACTGTTCATTACATTATTAATTTCTTGAATCttcattaatatttaataatcatATGGTTCCTATTTGCTGTTCACCTTTAGAgtattaccttttttttttttttttttttttttaatctaatctATTCAGCCAGACTTTCACCTTTGGTGATGAGGGGGTTTATCCCGAACCCATACCGTAACATGTTCCTTTCTTGTGTGTTCCGATTCTAAAGTTGGCAACACGCCTCGAGGGACCTCATTTAAATGGACAAATATTTTCGAGGTATCTACTAAAAGCTTCAATTTTCGTCaatatgataaaaagaaatatcttAAAATCATGTTATTTAACTCTCCAAAAGCGAAATACGACAAATATTCTGCAACTGCTAAAAGTAAATTTCTACAAGTTGATAAAAATTAGGCAAGTTTAGGTTTTTTGTACTGTAGGGTGGATTTCAATTTTTCAGCAAAGGTGTGCTagaactatatttatttttatggtcctgaaataattataataatttggTGCTACTCTTGTTCTATCTATATCTACTTATAGCTAGCTAGCTATCATCTTATATATTGCTCCTACTTTTAAAAATCTTTCGTCGTATATGTATCATAGTAGTGTATTTTCGGGGGAATCGATTCCAGGAATCGACACATGTatgacaacatttttgaagaatGTGTTTATGTGAGTATTACAAGTGAACTGTGTCTAGTGAACATGTCCAAGAAATTTGCCTTTTTATGATaagaaaaaatcataacaatatatatatttgggagaATTTATAGTCTAATCATATATATTATTTCTGTTATTTGGAAATTATAAGGGAATATTTGAGCTCATTTGGTAATGATAAAGATATATTTAATCCTAATTACtatatatatggtaaatatatcCATTTTTACACTATTGGTGTAATTTAACGTATTAATATACAAgttaataattttactttttaggTTAACAAATTAGACTTATTACTGATAGTTACTATAACCTATTGCTGTGAAGTGGAAATACAATATTATACATTGATAGTACATATTGTTTGCTCTGCAGATATCATATTGAAATGTATGATGATCTCATATAAAAATTTAGACCGTTACGTTAGAGAAAACACATGTTATAGTATGTAATATAATTTCGAAGACGTTATAGTGTAACTCCATGAGTGCGATATGGAAAAGGTGAtatgttagagttgtgacccgaattttattGGTCCGGTTCTAAAAGTTTCACGGTGCgatccatgtttgtgattttcaatggggtctgcGGTGAAGCGTAGGAATTGGGCCGATAGGCCCGATCCGcggtatggacctttatgtttttgggcctaggacctatttgtacgcacgtactgtataagtgcgatttagtgggttatttttgttattcagaaaattcagccttctccacattgtactctcttCATTATAATGAAACCTCCTCTGCTTCTGCCTGTGGTTTTTTCCGCAAGGGCTTTCACGCAAATCTGTgtattgttcttgttttcttttacttgtggtttgcttattctgtccgaATCATAACATGATACGTACGCAAGCAGTGACGGAGTTAGGATTTTCATTGAGAgagttcagaagtaaatatacaaactagtcgaagggggttcaataacatctactatatatgcattaaaaaatatttttaaccatataaaaataatataattttccgtcgaagggggtaTGATTCAAATAAATTCCCTGGAAcaaaggtggctccgccactATATGCAAGCTTTATCCCTACCTCTTTCTGAAGGTAGAGACTGTTTCCAAAAGACGTCAATTCAAGTAAAACATATCCAAGCAGTAGCCAATAAGCCAtttcgaaaaataaaaaagagtgttATCAACAACAAGCACAGAGGCGGAGAGGCGGACCTACATTGAGGCTAGCTGGTGCACGTGCACCCACTAGCCTCGAGAAAAACTTTGTATATATggtttgtatatgtatatatatatcatagtattatgttaaatatatgttgTGCACCCACAATAACAACTAGGTTGGCTGATGAGATGGTTCGGTATGCCACTTGAAAGTTACACTTAATGTGTGATTACTCATGTTCGAGCCCCAGCAACAACGTTTTATTGCTCCTTTAATCATTTTCCAATTTTCTATTGTGTGGTTTGCTCAGGTTCGAACCCCAACAACAATGTTTCTTTATTGCTCCTTTTTTCATTTTCCAAGTTTCTTTACACTTATTGtgtaaatgtatatatttatcttttgattaaaaaagatttattacTTAGTAGTCATTTAtttcatactttttcttttttcttttatgtattgtggatattattgagttattttttattttatttcaaaatacaagcTTCTCTCCAACTTCAAAAGGTAGATATCCTCCCTAGCTTATActgtataatatttattttcttttaatattttgatcattgagttattttttatttaaaaaaatagcaatttaaAGTTTGAGATAGATTTAAATCAAACGTTACCCGTTGCAACTATCTAGCAAACAAATCTCacgaatttcatatttttcaaaaactttctattattattcaaaatataaaagtacgTTGAATTTAAGTACGGTGAATAACACACTTTTGTCATATTAAATCTaattaatgatattcaataatatcaaaattttgcTTATAAGatattataattaataagttTTCAAAGAAATATATGTCGAACTTCGATACTattaattactatatttaaatatagagGTACTCGTCAAACTTAAATCCTGAGTTCGCCTCTGAACAAGcactacaataactaaaatcaagGGAACAAGAAGTAATAATAAAGCAAACTATTAATCTTCTACTTTATTTAATCCTTGATTTCCAAATATTATGGACTATTATATAATTGTTGAACAGCATTAGAACCATATTGGTGTAACTATTATTCTAacattaatatcttttttttttttggcttaaacTTATAACGTTAATATCAGTTGCACACAGTAAAGTATTGTCAAATCAAAAGAGGTACACACGTTTAGCTCAAGTTGCTATTATTGTGATGTTCACCAGTACAGTTGCCAACTTGTTGGATGGATAATAGCCAAGTAGATAAGTTTTTATATatcacaataacaacaacatatatatatatatatacacacccaATGAAATAATTCTACTGGTGGAATTGTTCTAGTCttgatggacagagttacctaATATATCTATTGCTGATGGGAGGTAACGGTATCTCGTGAAATTAGTCGAGATGCGTATAAACTGGTTTGGACACCAcgtttatcaaaaaaaaaaaaatctacaagtAAGGTTTGAAAATGATGGAGTGTACGCAGTCTTAGTCAGGGGCGGAGCTAGCTAGCTTGTTCCCAGGGGTTCACCCTTCGACGGAAAAGTACATTATTTATGCTtggtaacaattattttttaggtatatatatatagtagatatgtTGAACCTTTTCAGTAAGTTCGTGTGCttacttttttcatattttaaattcctTAGTGAAAATCTTGGCTTCGCCATTGATCTTAGTTACTTACCGTGTGAAGGTAGAGAAATTGTATCGATAGATCCCGACTTTGGTAAATCATATCAGAAATAAGTATGTAAGAACAAATACAAACAATTGAAAATATCATTGGGTGCATGTCAGATTCTTCATAGGTAGTCCTACATTTTCAGAGGATCCGATATAATCGGTGCGACAATATTTTTGATGAATCCGAACCACTTAGGCAATATTATATATAccctatttctttcttttctttcttcagtttGGGGTTCATTTTTTAGGGTTTTGTCATTTGTGATGGCTAATGCCTTACCCtgctggaaaaaaaataaaataaaatggggtcCTAATATTGTAAATAAATTATGATCAGTAGTTGATGCCCATATCTATGGACTATGTGCATGATGGGCACTATACCCATTTTTATCATTATAGAACAGTACATTTTTTTTGCTCGTgtataaattataaaaagaatgaaaaaaattatactcccatattaaagtttatattacaaaagataaatgaatatttaaaccaCTATAAAATTATTGAGACTATGATGTCTGATTGATTTGGATAGGTAGCAGAAATAAAAGATCGACATACCTCCAGCCATTATTAAGAGAGTAGTTGGATTGTTGGCATAGTAGGCGTTCATTTTTTGATTTTGGTGAGTTTTCTAAGCACTCAATCCTCACTCTTTAGATGGTGCGGAGTTTTTAAAAATCATACATAGGAACCCGTAGTCGAATACAACGTATTTATAAACCTTCTGTCATCAAGAACCGTTTTTGTTGGACAACGCACAGTTTACTTAGCGTAGTTTCAGATAATGGGGGGTCCGAAATTGAGGACTAGTTTCTACACGTTTTTTTGAACGTGAACTTACAAATATACCATATTAAAAGTATATATACTGATTGTGTACATACAAAAATTTACATTATCAATGTATATGTAATAAAAACTTAGCAcaggaaaaatttaaaaaacgtGAATTATTTAAGGTTATATAAGGGAATATTTAGTCATAATTTACATGAAATTCACAAGTAAAGTGATGTTTTCCATTGAAATTGAAATCAACGTAATATTGCATaatacttattttataaaaaaataacctTTTTTAATGTTGTTTAAAGAAAAGGTTGTATACATCAATCCACTCGATTCACATAATAAAATATGTcctattaaatatttttgagtcataTGCTTTTGTATGTAGTCCCAAAGACTGTTGATAAGATAACCGCAGAATATATATGCAGGTCCCTCAAGTACGTACCATTTTTTACTTAGGCATTTTAAGTGGACATTATTtcattttgacacctcaagtagatATAAAGTAtatcattttgacactttttgttGAGTTGGCAAGGTGCATGTGACACACACATTGAAGGCGCGTTTGAGTgacatttttgtaatttttatttttcttctcttttcttcttcttctttcttcaatcCATTAACTTAccaccatttttttttcttaacacaTCCTTATGCTAAAATGATTAAATCAAGAATCTTACTTCTtttatgaaagaagaaatcaaaaaacaaGAATGATTACATCAAGAAATAAGAATGCTTAATTATAAGAAATACGAATGCTTAAgaaataaagctaaatcagtgaagaaaaaatgaattcaaacaaaatcaataaaaaaaaattaaaattgaagcataaaaatcaagaaaaatcagtgaaggaaaattaaaaatcgaagcaaaattgatgaaagaaaattaaaaaataaaagctaaatccatgaagaaaaattaaaatcaaataaaatcaactaaaaaaattaaaaattgactggTGGGATGGGTGGGGTGGCGGCAGGTGGGTGGGGTGGGAGCGGCGGCGGGATGGGTGGactggtggggtgggggtgggtcgtgggtgggtggggtgtttgaagaagaaggttggtgAGGTGGGTAGGTTAGGGGGAgggggtattttttatttaaattaattatttataaattatttgagtatttttttaatttaaaattaattattgggGAAAGGggtgattattgatttttttttaaaattaattaatgatttaaaaaatatttttttagagaaatGACACGTGTCAGCATATTATTTGTCACTTTTCACATCATCAGACGCTTGTAATACACGCACACAATATAAatttgctgattcagcaaaaggtgtcaaagtgacacacttaAAGGCCGTTTGAGGTGTCAAAATGGAACAATGTTTACTTAAGGTGGCTAAGTGAAAGATGATGCGTACTTGAGGACCTGCGTATGTATTTTGTGATAAGATTACTACTTAAAACATATCACATATCTTAATTAGTCGTAAAATTAAGTTTTAGTTGAATTGAGATTGAtgtctataaataaaataatatgacatATTTTATGTGATGAAGTAGGTACGctatgaatgcttgagagcacaAATAGTGTACTCTATCCCTTCGTAGTTCCGATAAAGCATGAAAAAACAGAAAACATTTCTTAAggcataaaaaattattaaacgttGAATTTTAAACAATTCTTCTTTCAAAGTGTAAACAAGAAATTAGTAAAGTTTCAATAAGGTGTCTTAAAAgtatatattatcaatattattatcttttttatttataattttttttaaaaatgtgtcAATTAATATTAGACGGAGGGAGTAGTGTTTATAAGGAATACCTCAAAATATTTGTCACATACATTCATGCTTTACAACAATAACCAAAAGTTTAGGGGTCAAAGATACAATACTCACATCTTTTTGGACCGTAAaagattttttaataaaaaacccTCATATTTATGTCAACCTACCGAAAATGATACGTATATACCCTTAAGTTAGACAATGCGAGCCATGTATTCTGATATGAAAGAAATTAAACCATTTCTTGCAATTGAAAATGTTCTATAGCTGGAGGTTGGAAGCGAGTTTTACCCACGTGTTCTCATCCTAAGGAAATAAACTGTGACCGCATTAGTTTTGGTTCGTCACGAAATAGGCGTGGGCGAAACTCACTTCTAGCTTTCGCTGGCAGGTCAAGAGATAAAAAAAAGGCGATCAACTAATATGGGACGGATGCtttacaataataacaaaaagtGTAGGGGTTAAATTTACAATACTCACATCTTCTTGGACTGTAAATGAGTCTTTAATAAAAACCctcatatacatagaataataataattaaaaataaataaatcaataacaaatcTTTATTTACCAAGGAAATCAAGAATTTAAAACCCTAGTATCTCTTCACAAAAATCCCTTTACAGAATCATTCTTCAAGGTAATATTTTCgatataattttgtattttttttatgtgtaaaaatatgtaaattttgtttgtttattttttttctcttaattttaccCAAATTGCGATGTTTTTATTGAACTTGTTATCTTTAGATTGCTGTTAATATGCTGTAATATACAAAATCCATGTTGCATTTTGTTTTTCTGATGTGGGTTTTATGATTCACATAATTTACTTAGGAAAAAACTCGAATAATTCTTTATTAATTGCTgttctttttataaaaatttaagcTTTCTTGATTTTTGTAGAATTAGAGGGTTAATTGAGCTGGCTTTACTTGGTTTTAGTAGAATGTGATTGATAATTCTCAcccctgaggtagtggtatggattgcataCATAGACCCCACTTTTTTGGAGTacgctgggtatgttgttgttgttgttgtatggtcAATAATACATAATCCATTTTGCATTTGCGTGTCCGATGTGGATTTCGTATTTATTAGGAGAAAGAAGAACAATTCATTGTTTAttgctctttcttttcttaaaaaattgaagctttgttAGTTCTTGTAGAAATAGAGGGTTAATTGAGctggttttacttgtttttaaTAGAAGGTGACTGACAATTCGCACCTATGAGGTTGTGGTATGGATTGCATACACAGTTCCCACTTTTTGGGAGTACaccgagtatgttgttgttgttgttctatggTCAATAATACAAAATCCATTTTGAATTTGGTATTTCTGATGTGGGTTTCATGTTCCGCGTATTTTACTTGGGAGAAAGGAGAACAATTCGTTGTTCAttgctctttcttttcttaaaaattgaagctttgttAGTTTTTGTAGAATTAGAGGGTTAAGTGAGCTGGTTATACTATGTTTTTATAGAATTGgtcaagaaaaaatgaaatactagGTTCTTGTTATTTGTCatagccttggtggatagagttacctggtatctgttgctggtgggaggtggaaGGTATTTTGTGGATTTAGCTGAGGTGCGTGAAAGTTGGCCCAAACACTAAAAAAAAGGgtagcctggtgcactaaagccaccgctatgcgcggtgtccggggaaaggccccaccacaagggtgtatcgtatgcagccttaccttgcatttctgctagaggctgtttccaaggcttgaacctgtgacctcctggtcacatggcaacaactttaccagttactgcaaggctccccttcaaagtTGGCCCAAACACtactattataaattttttttgcagAGTATGGTCAATAATACAATACCCGCATTGCATTTGGTGTTCGTGATGTGGGTTTCGCGTTTCACATCATTTACTTAGGAAACACGCAAGAATTCCTTGTTTATTGCTCTATCTTTTCTTTAAAAACTTAAGCCTTGTTAATTTTCCCGCTTTGTAAGAAGAGCATTTATCgtatatggattttttttttaattgagaaaaGTCCCGGTTAGAAGTGTTAATTTTGTGACTGATGAGGGAGCAATAAATTTGAAATTAGAGCCACATGAGCTGGGAAAATGCACAACTAATTAACAAGACGTTGACTAGAGGAAGTTGTTCGGATGGTAAGCATACCTCACTTCCTACCTGGAGGTTATGAGTTCGAGCAACCAAGGGAGCAAAAGAGGCAGGAGCTCATAAGGAGGGGTTAAAAGAACttctaaaaaattatgaagaggTTTTTTAAAGTCAAGGATGGTCATATATTAcgacaacaacaagaacataccCCGTCTAATTTCCAcgagtggggtctggggagtgTAGTGTGTGCGTAGACTACCTTGTTggggtagagaggctattttcgatggACTCTagctcaagaaaaaatattacaaagcAATTCTAAAAAGGAAAACGAGAGATAAAGAAGTCAAGACAAAATGCCAAAGAAAGCATGACAAAGCATATTAAAAGGGAACATTCACTACAACAAAATACTATGATATTCTCAGTGCAAGAGACATCAAATAGTCACAAAAATTGGAATAACAATAAACTCTCAAAGTAATTGTACGACTACTAGTATGAAGGAATCAGTGGGGCAACTCTCCACTACCTAAGTAACCATCAATCCTAATCGTGCCCTCCATAacctcctatctaaggtcatgttcTCGGTAAGCTGAAGTTGCATCATGTCCTATTTGATCACCACTCCCCAATACAAGGATGGTCATAAATTGAACCCCTATTACTCAGTTTTTGGAAATTCTGTTTATCCTACATTAAAAAGGCTATTAAACATCAGACTTTTTTGTATGATTATTATGTAGCATTTACCTCTAAActgccatttttttttttgttgccaGTATGCCATACTTCAGGCAGGTATATGTGCATCCTCTTATTGCCCTTTTTTGTTttgcttatttcttttctttggatAAGTAGGTTGGAGTTTATATGGGTTGTATATGGTTTGAATTTGCTTGTAGTtttggtggttcaagatttcaaTTATGATGACCATTGTATTTGATGTCCATGTAGCGAatgtttatgtatttattttgtgaCTTGTGATACAGCTTGATGAATGCTATGATACTAATATTTAATCATAAATGGCAATATGTGCTGTTAGTTATGTTTTTAAGTAGCTTGAGCTTTGCTTATAATGGTACTTTCttagttttcaagatttgaaatgGCAGATGTTTCTCTGCAAACTCGAGTACCTAGGGGTATTATGTTGTACTgcaatataattttaaaagagaGCAGTACATTAAGGGTGTTGGAGTTGGTCCATTTCATCGATGCAGTGACTTTTTATACCTATTCGGCCTTTAGTTTACGTTAAGACTCTTTCTAGAGGATTATCATTTACACACTTGGACTAAGTTActtggactcttcacttttggtgCCGCACCCGTGCCGACACGACATGGGTGTGGGTGTTGGTGTGGGATCCGTACCCAATCTGGTCAACCGATTTTGGGTACTTCGACCAAATTCAACTGGGAAAGTCTGGACAAATTTAATAAATTCTGTAATCAAAACTAAagctaaggtgaaattgaagaaaatgtaaTACCTTGTGTGAAATTTCTGtgttattgcttttctttttatctcctttcaggattttctatttttcttcttaaaCAATATTTTCTCCTCAAGTTCTCCACATAATCTCTCATAGTTTTCCACATAATTATTTTTCGTCGAATCCCCGCACTCGTATCCATCCCTAGATTCATATCCCCGAATCTTTAAATTGAGATCGTGAAGGATCCGATCTCTAGATCCGTACCCGTATCGGATACCTGCAActgagtccgagcaacttagcacTTGGAAGCTTTTTGTGCTCTGGTTTTGGCTGACGTCATCATATAATGTCTGTCCTAGACTATTTTAGGATAGTTTGCGCCTTATTAGATCTAAGGTGTTAGGATCTCAAGAAATGACTTTCCTATAGTTAATTTGAATGTGTCACAGTTATTACAATCCAATTTCAGTTGTGAGCCCTTTCTTAAATCAGAAAATGTAATTTTGCCTTTTAAAGTACTTGCAGATCAAGAACTTGGTGTATGTGGTGGCTGCATTCTGTTCCTTCATTTTCCTTTATCAATGTGTATACTGTTCACTTGCAGTCCTTTATGTCAAACTACTCTACTGTTGCTTAGGCAGTATCGTTGTATACTGCTTTTATAAGTTGTATCCTGATAATTTGCCACTTTTGATATGCGACAGAGTAAGTGATCGAAAATGAGTGGAGCAGGAGAGAAAGGACCAGCAACCACCAAGACTCCAGCAGACTTTCTCAAGTCTATTCGTGGACGACCTGTTGTTGTTAAATTGAACTCTGGCGTTGACTATAGAGGTTAGTCACTCTG
Coding sequences:
- the LOC107845192 gene encoding uncharacterized protein LOC107845192 — encoded protein: MDKMLSVHSKKANKQPKNTKKKTVKVVYISNPMKVNTSAAEFRALVQQLTGQHANCPVIETVSSSTGGTVLEKKKECDKKDMQQDSDRVTLNNNNYVMNNEATMTDNNSDLSFEDYVGEDYVPELLENLSSNVWYD